CATGAGTTTTTACTACTTCACTCAAAACATACTTCAATTTATtgtaggtttggatcaaatattgTCATTACCATCATCTAACAAAGAGATGCCACAACACCATCACCACAACCCCACACCAGCCCAACTCTAACCTCCACTCCCTCTACTTCCACTTCCTCCATTCCTCCCCATCCCTCCACCACCTCTGCCACCTCCATGCCCGCCTCCTCCGCACTGGCCTCTACACCGACGCCATCCTCTCCACCAAACTCCTCCTCACCTACTCCCAGCGCTATTGCCTCCTCCCCACCGCCCTCTCCATCTTCCTCCATATGCCTTGCCGCACATCCTACTCCTGGAACATCCTGATCACTGAGCTTGCCAGGTTTGGCCTTCCCCATAAATCCATGGACTTCTTCCTTAGGATGCAGTCTTCTAGCATACCGGTTGATGAATTTACCCTTCCACCAGTCCTCCGGTCTTGTGCCCTTTTGGGCTCCTCTCCTGCCAGCATGTCTGTCCATGCCCTGGCAGTGAAGTTGGGTCTAGACCATAATCTTTATGTTGGCTCGGCGCTGGTCCTTTGCTACAATGGTTTGTCTGAAATCTCTCTGGCACGAAAGCTGTTTGATGAAATGCCTGAAAGAGATGCAGCCCTGTGGACATCGATGCTGTCAGTCTATGCCCAGAGTGGAGAGCCAGAGTTGGCTTTGGGGTTCTTCAGGGAGATGGTGAGTGAGGGAATTCAGTTAGATGGAGTGGTCATGGTCAGCTTGCTATTGGCTTGTGGGCAACTAGGGTGGCTAAGGCATGGGAGGAGCGTGCATGGGTGTAGCATTCGTAGGTTCTTGGGGCTCCCTTTGAGTTTAGGGAATGCTCTCATAGACATGTATGTTAAA
Above is a genomic segment from Elaeis guineensis isolate ETL-2024a chromosome 1, EG11, whole genome shotgun sequence containing:
- the LOC105034789 gene encoding pentatricopeptide repeat-containing protein At4g14170, which gives rise to MFQKVWIKYCHYHHLTKRCHNTITTTPHQPNSNLHSLYFHFLHSSPSLHHLCHLHARLLRTGLYTDAILSTKLLLTYSQRYCLLPTALSIFLHMPCRTSYSWNILITELARFGLPHKSMDFFLRMQSSSIPVDEFTLPPVLRSCALLGSSPASMSVHALAVKLGLDHNLYVGSALVLCYNGLSEISLARKLFDEMPERDAALWTSMLSVYAQSGEPELALGFFREMVSEGIQLDGVVMVSLLLACGQLGWLRHGRSVHGCSIRRFLGLPLSLGNALIDMYVKCGAFGYAETVFSMMPATDVISWSALILGHGLNGHASAALKLFDEMSEEGMEPNSVTFLGVLSACAHAGMVEKAWAFFDRMKQCGIEPELKHYACMADALGRAGQLVEAEMFIEAMPMVPDEAVLGALLAGCRMHGNVEMGERVSRRLMGMSPSKSGYYMSLANMYVDAGRFVDAEIVREFMKQKNVGKLPGCSLIELDFPSLSTLE